A genome region from Solanum pennellii chromosome 12, SPENNV200 includes the following:
- the LOC107005259 gene encoding (6-4)DNA photolyase isoform X2 yields MASGANSLMWFRKGLRLHDNPALEYAAKGSKFLYPVFVIDPHYMDPDPTAFSLGSSKAGLNRIQFLLESLADLDLSLKKVGSRLLVLKGDPGEVLIRCLKEGYVSGTGVEIFSPVSHTLYNPADIIHKNGGSPPLSYQSFLKLAGQPSWATTPLSTTISSLPPIGNTGSFAVSEVPTVREVGYEDLAEDERTPFKGGESEALKRLRESIANKEWVANFEKPKGNPSAFLKPATTVLSPYLKFGCLSSRYFYQCIQDILKCSKKHTSPPVSLLGQLLWRDFFYTAAFGTPNFDQMKGNRICKQIPWKNDDELLAAWRDSRTGFPWIDAIMVQLRKWGWIHHLARHSVACFLTRGDLFVHWERGRHVFERLLIDSDWAINNGNWLWLSCSSFFYQYNRIYSPISFGKKYDPAGNYIRHFLPVLKDMPKEYIYEPWTAPISVQRKAKCIIGVDYPKPVVSHDSASKECKMRLGEAYALNKKLNGLVSEDDLNELRRKADNVSTTLDSVSRKKKQKLID; encoded by the exons ATGGCTTCTGGGGCGAACTCTTTGATGTGGTTCAGGAAGGGTTTGAGACTCCATGATAATCCAGCTTTGGAATATGCAGCTAAAGGTTCTAAGTTTTTGTACCCTGTTTTCGTGATTGATCCACACTATATGGACCCTGATCCGACTGCATTTTCTCTGGGTTCATCTAAAGCCGGGTTGAACCGGATACAGTTTTTGCTTGAAAGCCTTGCTGATCTCGATTTGAGTCTTAAGAAGGTTGGTTCACGTTTGTTGGTGCTCAAGGGTGACCCTGGTGAGGTCTTGATTCGCTGCTTGAAGGAG GGCTATGTTTCTGGAACTGGTGTAGAGATTTTCTCTCCTGTGAGCCATACCCTCTACAATCCTGCCGATATAATACATAAG AATGGTGGATCCCCACCTCTGAGTTATCAGTCTTTCCTCAAACTGGCTGGGCAACCATCTTGGGCAACAACCCCTCTTTCAACGACCATATCTTCACTTCCTCCTATTGGAAATACTGGAAGTTTTGCAGTCTCAGAAGTTCCAACTGTCAGAGAAGTTGGTTATGAAGATTTAGCAGAG GACGAAAGGACTCCTTTTAAAGGTGGAGAATCAGAAGCACTGAAGAGGTTGAGAGAATCAATTGCTAACAAG GAATGGGTTGCAAATTTTGAGAAACCCAAGGGTAATCCATCTGCATTTCTAAAACCAGCAACAACTGTTTTATCACCCTACTTAAAG TTTGGTTGTCTCTCTTCCAGGTACTTCTACCAGTGCATTCAGGACATTCTGAAATGCTCTAAAAAGCATACTTCTCCACCTGTTTCTCTTCTTGGACAG TTGTTATGGCGCGACTTTTTCTACACAGCTGCCTTTGGGACTCCTAATTTTGATCAGATGAAGGGTAACAGAATATGCAAACAG ATACCTTGGAAGAATGATGATGAATTGCTAGCTGCTTGGAGAGATTCCAGGACAGGGTTTCCTTGGATTGATGCCATAATGGTCCAG CTTCGAAAGTGGGGTTGGATCCATCATCTTGCTCGACACAGTGTAGCATGCTTTCTTACTCGTGGGGATCTG TTTGTGCATTGGGAGAGAGGACGTCATGTTTTTGAAAGACTGCTTATTGACTCTGATTGGGCAATCAACAACGGAAACTGGTTGTGGCTATCATGCTCTTCATTTTTCTACCAG TATAATCGGATTTATTCACCAATCTCATTTGGAAAAAAGTATGATCCTGCCGGGAACTATATCAGGCATTTTCTTCCTGTTTTAAAAG ATATGCCTAAGGAGTATATATATGAGCCTTGGACTGCTCCTATAAGTGTCCAACGTAAAGCAAAATGCATCATTGGCGTAGATTATCCCAAACCAG TTGTTTCCCATGATTCTGCAAGCAAAGAATGTAAGATGAGACTTGGTGAAGCATATGCATTGAACAAGAAGCTGAATGGCTTGGTCAGTGAGGACGACTTGAACGAGTTAAGGAGAAAAGCAGACAATGTATCTACAACTCTGGATTCTGTTTCCAGGAAGAAAAAACAGAAGTTAATTGATTAG
- the LOC107005259 gene encoding (6-4)DNA photolyase isoform X1, with the protein MASGANSLMWFRKGLRLHDNPALEYAAKGSKFLYPVFVIDPHYMDPDPTAFSLGSSKAGLNRIQFLLESLADLDLSLKKVGSRLLVLKGDPGEVLIRCLKEWSIGKLCFEYDTEPYYQALDEKVKGYVSGTGVEIFSPVSHTLYNPADIIHKNGGSPPLSYQSFLKLAGQPSWATTPLSTTISSLPPIGNTGSFAVSEVPTVREVGYEDLAEDERTPFKGGESEALKRLRESIANKEWVANFEKPKGNPSAFLKPATTVLSPYLKFGCLSSRYFYQCIQDILKCSKKHTSPPVSLLGQLLWRDFFYTAAFGTPNFDQMKGNRICKQIPWKNDDELLAAWRDSRTGFPWIDAIMVQLRKWGWIHHLARHSVACFLTRGDLFVHWERGRHVFERLLIDSDWAINNGNWLWLSCSSFFYQYNRIYSPISFGKKYDPAGNYIRHFLPVLKDMPKEYIYEPWTAPISVQRKAKCIIGVDYPKPVVSHDSASKECKMRLGEAYALNKKLNGLVSEDDLNELRRKADNVSTTLDSVSRKKKQKLID; encoded by the exons ATGGCTTCTGGGGCGAACTCTTTGATGTGGTTCAGGAAGGGTTTGAGACTCCATGATAATCCAGCTTTGGAATATGCAGCTAAAGGTTCTAAGTTTTTGTACCCTGTTTTCGTGATTGATCCACACTATATGGACCCTGATCCGACTGCATTTTCTCTGGGTTCATCTAAAGCCGGGTTGAACCGGATACAGTTTTTGCTTGAAAGCCTTGCTGATCTCGATTTGAGTCTTAAGAAGGTTGGTTCACGTTTGTTGGTGCTCAAGGGTGACCCTGGTGAGGTCTTGATTCGCTGCTTGAAGGAG TGGAGCATAGGCAAACTTTGCTTTGAGTATGACACAGAGCCCTACTATCAAGCTTTAGATGAAAAAGTCAAG GGCTATGTTTCTGGAACTGGTGTAGAGATTTTCTCTCCTGTGAGCCATACCCTCTACAATCCTGCCGATATAATACATAAG AATGGTGGATCCCCACCTCTGAGTTATCAGTCTTTCCTCAAACTGGCTGGGCAACCATCTTGGGCAACAACCCCTCTTTCAACGACCATATCTTCACTTCCTCCTATTGGAAATACTGGAAGTTTTGCAGTCTCAGAAGTTCCAACTGTCAGAGAAGTTGGTTATGAAGATTTAGCAGAG GACGAAAGGACTCCTTTTAAAGGTGGAGAATCAGAAGCACTGAAGAGGTTGAGAGAATCAATTGCTAACAAG GAATGGGTTGCAAATTTTGAGAAACCCAAGGGTAATCCATCTGCATTTCTAAAACCAGCAACAACTGTTTTATCACCCTACTTAAAG TTTGGTTGTCTCTCTTCCAGGTACTTCTACCAGTGCATTCAGGACATTCTGAAATGCTCTAAAAAGCATACTTCTCCACCTGTTTCTCTTCTTGGACAG TTGTTATGGCGCGACTTTTTCTACACAGCTGCCTTTGGGACTCCTAATTTTGATCAGATGAAGGGTAACAGAATATGCAAACAG ATACCTTGGAAGAATGATGATGAATTGCTAGCTGCTTGGAGAGATTCCAGGACAGGGTTTCCTTGGATTGATGCCATAATGGTCCAG CTTCGAAAGTGGGGTTGGATCCATCATCTTGCTCGACACAGTGTAGCATGCTTTCTTACTCGTGGGGATCTG TTTGTGCATTGGGAGAGAGGACGTCATGTTTTTGAAAGACTGCTTATTGACTCTGATTGGGCAATCAACAACGGAAACTGGTTGTGGCTATCATGCTCTTCATTTTTCTACCAG TATAATCGGATTTATTCACCAATCTCATTTGGAAAAAAGTATGATCCTGCCGGGAACTATATCAGGCATTTTCTTCCTGTTTTAAAAG ATATGCCTAAGGAGTATATATATGAGCCTTGGACTGCTCCTATAAGTGTCCAACGTAAAGCAAAATGCATCATTGGCGTAGATTATCCCAAACCAG TTGTTTCCCATGATTCTGCAAGCAAAGAATGTAAGATGAGACTTGGTGAAGCATATGCATTGAACAAGAAGCTGAATGGCTTGGTCAGTGAGGACGACTTGAACGAGTTAAGGAGAAAAGCAGACAATGTATCTACAACTCTGGATTCTGTTTCCAGGAAGAAAAAACAGAAGTTAATTGATTAG
- the LOC107007360 gene encoding cytochrome c1-2, heme protein, mitochondrial-like, whose protein sequence is MSFGKKIRIGLDGFGRINRFSARAAHRDENKLSNASSVLKTSTFKHDSDGFGSAGLKSFRAFAVVGAGISGLLSFAGVAYSDEAEHGLECPSYPWPHEGILSSYDHASIRRGHQVYQQVCASCHSMSLISYRDLVGVAYTEEETKAMAAEIEVVDGPNDEGEMFTRPGKLSDRFPQPYPNEAAARFANGGAYPPDLSLITKARHNGQNYVFALLTGYRDPPAGVSIREGLHYNPYFPGGAIAMPKMLNDGAVEYEDGIPATEAQMGKDVVSFLSWAAEPEMEERKLMGFKWIFVLSLALLQAAYYRRLRWSVLKSRKLVLDVVN, encoded by the exons ATGA gTTTCGGAAAGAAGATCAGGATAGGGCTCGATG GGTTTGGAAGAATTAATCGTTTCAGCGCGAGAGCAGCTCACAGAGACGAAAACAAGCTTTCAAATGCCAGCAGTGTGCTTAAGACTTCCACCTTTAAG CATGACTCAGATGGTTTTGGATCTGCTGGGTTAAAGTCTTTCAGAGCATTTGCAGTGGTTGGTGCTGGAATCTCTGGGCTACTTAGCTTTGCAGGAGTTGCTTATTCTGATGAGGCCGAACATGGCTTAGAGTGTCCGAGCTATCCTTGGCCTCACGAAGGCATTCTCAGCTCTTATGACCATGCTTC GATACGTCGAGGTCATCAGGTTTACCAGCAAGTGTGTGCGTCCTGCCACTCAATGTCGCTAATTTCCTACCGTGATCTTGTTGGTGTTGCATACACTGAAGAAGAAACTAAGGCCATGGCAGCAGAAATTGAGGTGGTTGATGGCCCTAATGATGAGGGTGAGATGTTCACCCGCCCTGGGAAGTTGAGTGATCGTTTTCCACAGCCTTACCCAAATGAAGCAGCTGCAAGGTTTGCAAATGGTGGGGCTTATCCTCCTGATCTAAGTCTTATCACTAAG GCCCGGCATAACGGTCAAAACTATGTTTTCGCTCTTCTAACTGGCTACCGGGACCCTCCTGCTGGTGTCTCG ATTAGGGAAGGTCTTCACTATAACCCTTACTTCCCTGGTGGAGCTATAGCAATGCCTAAAATGCTTAATGATGGTGCTGTTGAGTATGAAGATGGTATACCTGCAACTGAGGCACAA ATGGGAAAAGATGTTGTGTCGTTCTTGTCATGGGCTGCTGAGCCAGAAATGGAAGAGAGAAAGCTG ATGGGTTTCAAATGGATATTCGTCTTATCACTTGCACTTCTCCAAGCAGCTTACTACCGTCGCCTGAGATGGTCTGTCCTGAAATCTCGCAAATTGGTCCTCGATGTTGTCAACTGA